The genomic window TGTGATATCAATATGCAGCAAATCCGGGTACAGCTGTAAGGACAGCAGGAACAGGACTAAGGGTGTGATTCCCAACAGTACCAGGATCAGGATCAGCCGGATGACCATGAAAGACTCTGCCCGATACGAGTCTGTTTCTTCCACGCTGCGTGACATTCTCGTCGCGGGAGTTTCCACGTAAGGTGTAATCTGTGAAGCACTCAGCCTCTCAAACGAACCCTGTGTGTGTCGCCTGATTATCCGGCGGGAACGGGTTTCATGATTTAATTTCATCAGCATGTTCAGCCCTCCTACATCAGGGACATTCGTGGATTGAAAACAACAAATCTCAATTTCAGTAGAGAAGCAAATCGCGGGCCAGAACAACAAAATCCGTTTTTTGTGAGGTGAACACGAAATTCTTCGCGCTGCTGGTTTTGATTGACAAAAGGGACCCCGGGGTCTATATTTGGTAAAAGATGCATCACTTATACATGTTTAAGTTCGAGGTTGAATCATGCAGCTTACCATCCAGACCGATTATGCGTTGCGGACGCTGATGTATCTCGCTTCACGCGATGATCGAGCGACTGTAGCAGAGGTCGCGGCCCTGTTTGATATTTCCGCCAATCACGTGGCGAAGGTTGTCAACCAGTTGTCTCGCCTGGGTTACATTCGCAGTGTGCGGGGCCTGGGAGGCGGGATCGAACTGGCGATGCCTCTATCCGAGATTCGACTGGGGGAGGTCATCGAACGCTTCGAAGGGAATCTGCATCTGCTGGAGTGTGTGGGAACGGAGGGCGTCTGTGTGATCCAGCCCTTCTGTAAATTGAAGGGGGTGCTGGCGGAAGCGGAACGGCTGCAACGGGAGTATCTCAACAGCGTGACCCTGGCAGATGTGGCGCCGTCCCGCAGACAGTTGAAACAGGTGACCTGAATCCCCCGGGACGCTCGTTTGAAATCGGCCGACAGGAACATGAAGAATGAAGCACCTTTCGAATAAGCCTCTGCAGGAAACAGTGGAGGGAGCACAGTTCGAAGTCCATTTACAGGCACTGATTGAATCTGTAGGCGATGCCGTTGTCAGTGTGGATCGCGAAGGTCGGTTTGTGTTATGGAATCCGGGGGCAGAACGACTTTTTGGCTATACAGCCGAAGAAGCGTTGAGGGAGACGTTGGATCTGATCATTCCAATGGATTCTCGTGCAGCGCACTGGGCGGGCTTTGAAGAAGCGATGCGTACCAATCAAACACGATTGGGCAGTTCTGTTATCAGGGTACCCATGTTAAGAAAGGATCAAAGCCGGTTTCCAGGTGCATTAACTGTCGGGATCGTGCGTGGTGCTCAAGGGCAGATCAGACAGATTGGTGCCATCATTCGCAATGAAGAGGCAAAGTAGAAGAATGCCTGTGAGGAATTTCAGGCTGCAGTCAGTCCACATAGATCAAATAGGCACGAATGCAGAAGGAGAATTTGTCTGGGTCGAAAATGGTGTTCCGCCGAAATGGGGTGATCAAGAGCTGCACTGGTTTTCCGAGATTGTACCACAGCGCAGATTGATGGACTGGTATGCGTTATCTCCCGACAGGTGGTATGAATTTGCCCGACTATTCAGATTACAGCTTAGAGAACAGACTTCGAAATGTGAGAAATTAAGGCAAATGGCGCAGAAGAGTCAGCTGAACCTGGTTTATCAACAGGGGACTCTGAAGCAGAACATCGCTACTGTTTTGGAAGGGTTTGTAATTGAACTGGAGTGCCAGCGGCGTTGGGAATCAGGCTTGATGATTGGCGGTTATACAAAACCAGTCAGGGAGCAGATCCTTGCGTTGGGGGGATTGTGGTTTACCAAGCATAAAACCTGGATGATGCCGGATGAGTCGAGCTGGAAGGTGATTGTTGATTTGCTCCCCGGTGATTTTTAAGTGCTCTGATGATGAGATGGGAAAGTGTGATGGATGCAGGTAGACGAAAATGGGCAGAACTGAGATTTATACTACAGGGGGCCATTCTGGTGGTGGTACTTTCCAGTCTGTTCCTGCTGCTGGAAGAGGTGCCTGCGGAAGAATCTCAGCAGAAAGCGGATCTTCCCAGACAGCTGCATTATCCGACAACCGCCGTTGAGGCCCGGGTCCGGGCACGCATCTTACACGAAACCGTGCATGGTGCGCTGCAGGTAATTCATCGGGACTTCTTCGAGGAAGAGGAGAGCCGGGTGATTCCCTCGCATTCGCTGGAAGATGTGTTTAAGGAACTGGAGCGGAGCCAGGGCATCAAGGTGCGCTGGCTGGCCGTGAACGCGCGGGCGATGAATGTCGACAATGAACCGCGGACGGAGTTTGAGAAACAGGCCGTCAAAGTGCTTTCGGCTGGGAAGGCCGAGTTTGAACAGGTCACCGACAAAGAGTATCAGTTTACGGGAAGCATCCGGCTGGCTTCACAGTGCCTGAAATGTCATCTGCCCATGCGAAAAAGTAACGAGGCGCGGGTGGCCGGGCTGGTCATCTCGATGCCCCTCAAAGCAGCGGACAAAGAGAAATGAGCCGGTCGAAGCATGCCGATTGCTATGTAACGGACTTGGACAATCCCCGTGAATCCCTCGAGATTCAGGGCACCAAACTTGATTTGTAAACAAGGTTAATTTAGATTCACGTCAGCCTTGACGGTTAGTTGCTTCGGTTTTTCGCATAGTCCCGGAGTAACGGGCCCGCCCAATGACTGGCGCTTAACTTATTGGGCGGGTCTTTTTTTGTATCCACTCAAGACAAGTGATTCCGAATGTTCGACGTAGTTTGAGATTTTCGCTGAGACGCACTTCATGTGCAGTGATTTACCAGGAGGCAGAGAGAACGATGAGAGCGATGCGAAACTGTCTGGTTGTTGTGATGTTGAGTGCCTGTCCCCTGGCCGTAGTTACGTTGGCCCAGCCTCCCGCGGAGGAGAAGGCGAAACAAAGTGCCTTCCCGAGGGAAGGAAAGCAAGACGCCTCAGAGAAAGCGGCTCCGCAGTTGTCACTGCCCGAGGCGCGTGAGCGCGCCCGACTGGCGCACCGTTTTTACTCGGCTACGCTGGACGCGATGCACCGGAGTTATTTCAACAGTGCGACAGCGCCGGTGCCGGCTCGTGTAATGGAGCGAATGTTTGCCGACCTGGAAGCGGATGAAAACATCAAAGCCCGTTGGATTGCCGTGAATGCCAACGCCATGAGTGTCGATCATGAGCCCGAAACGGAATTCGAAAAACAGGCAGCCCAGGAGATCGCAGCTGGGAAAGGAACTTATGAGCGGATCGAGAACGGCGTCTACCAGCGGGCAGGCGCCATTTCATTAATGAATCACGGCTGCCTGACCTGCCATCTCGGGTTTGGAAAAAAGAATACCAAAGATCGCTTCGCAGGCTTGATCATTTCCATCCCGGTTAAAGGCGCGCCCGTGAAAGCAAAGACGGGGAGTAACGGAAACTGAGTCGGAGATAAACTGCACGAAACTCGGAAACGGAATCTAAGCAGATTCGCTCTGCAATTAACGAAAATAAAATCGGCCAGGAGACATCGTCAGATCGACAATTCCCTCCTGGCCTTTTGTCGTTCATTTCTCGCTGAGCAGATGATCTGCTTGACTGCTCTTGTGGGAATAATTCACCTGATGCGGCAGCATTTCCTGATTGCCCTTCATGTCTTCTGCTGAGGTGACGAGGCGCAGGTTGCCGGACTCGGGAACAGGCAGGACGATTTCCCACTCCTGGAAGTTGGTTGCTGTGGGACGCACCGGTTGCTCATTCACTTTGACCTGTTTCACGTCGTAATTATCTGAGGTGACGCCGCGAACCAGGATTTGCCCGGATTGCTGCGGTTCGATGTGAGTGATGACCGTGACGGGGGGTAAATCGTCAATGGGTTCCAGGTCGAAGTAGTCTTTGAGCGAGTACGCATAGTCGGAGTCGCCGGCGGCACGCGGGAAGAAGACGGTGGTGTTGACTTCAGAAAAATTCAGACGCCGATACTCGTGCCGGTGCATGACACAACGCCATAATCCATAAGCACAATCGTGCAAGTCGAAATCTTCAATGCGAACACAGGGAGTCCCGCAGTGGAAGGCCCAGTGTGAATCCCAGACTTTAGTATTCCGCATCAGAAACGGATGCTGGTAGTCGGGGCCGATCCCTTCGACATCACTGTCTTCCTTGTTGAATCTTCCCCCGGCAAAACCGCCGAGGTTGATGGCAAACAGTCGCTGGCAGTGTGCTTCGTTTCCATCGAAGCGCACAAAGGGCAGAGTGCGAATATCGACTTCTTTCATGGAACCATCTTTTTGCAGGATGGGCAGGGTCGGGTTGAAATCTTTCCGTTCGACCACTTCAAAACGGAACCCGTCTTCATCACATTCGGCGGCGACGTTTCTGGTAAAGGTATTCAGGCTGTTAGCCCACCAGAACCCGGAGCCCAGGTTTAAATCGTAAGGCAGCACCTGCTTGGGAAGTGGTTTACCGCCCAGTGCCTGGACCGCCAGATTGCGGTCAAAGATATTATAAACTTCGGTT from Gimesia sp. includes these protein-coding regions:
- a CDS encoding Rrf2 family transcriptional regulator, translated to MQLTIQTDYALRTLMYLASRDDRATVAEVAALFDISANHVAKVVNQLSRLGYIRSVRGLGGGIELAMPLSEIRLGEVIERFEGNLHLLECVGTEGVCVIQPFCKLKGVLAEAERLQREYLNSVTLADVAPSRRQLKQVT
- a CDS encoding PAS domain S-box protein, giving the protein MKHLSNKPLQETVEGAQFEVHLQALIESVGDAVVSVDREGRFVLWNPGAERLFGYTAEEALRETLDLIIPMDSRAAHWAGFEEAMRTNQTRLGSSVIRVPMLRKDQSRFPGALTVGIVRGAQGQIRQIGAIIRNEEAK
- a CDS encoding DUF488 family protein, which codes for MKRQSRRMPVRNFRLQSVHIDQIGTNAEGEFVWVENGVPPKWGDQELHWFSEIVPQRRLMDWYALSPDRWYEFARLFRLQLREQTSKCEKLRQMAQKSQLNLVYQQGTLKQNIATVLEGFVIELECQRRWESGLMIGGYTKPVREQILALGGLWFTKHKTWMMPDESSWKVIVDLLPGDF
- a CDS encoding DUF3365 domain-containing protein; this translates as MDAGRRKWAELRFILQGAILVVVLSSLFLLLEEVPAEESQQKADLPRQLHYPTTAVEARVRARILHETVHGALQVIHRDFFEEEESRVIPSHSLEDVFKELERSQGIKVRWLAVNARAMNVDNEPRTEFEKQAVKVLSAGKAEFEQVTDKEYQFTGSIRLASQCLKCHLPMRKSNEARVAGLVISMPLKAADKEK
- a CDS encoding DUF3365 domain-containing protein, with the translated sequence MRAMRNCLVVVMLSACPLAVVTLAQPPAEEKAKQSAFPREGKQDASEKAAPQLSLPEARERARLAHRFYSATLDAMHRSYFNSATAPVPARVMERMFADLEADENIKARWIAVNANAMSVDHEPETEFEKQAAQEIAAGKGTYERIENGVYQRAGAISLMNHGCLTCHLGFGKKNTKDRFAGLIISIPVKGAPVKAKTGSNGN